ACACGGCAGCCGCGTCGTCAATTCGCTGAGCGGTCGTTCGGCCCGCGCGGCGCTCCACAGCGTGTTCTCGTCCCACCCCATCAACACGAGGTCGGCGTGCTCGCGGTCGGCCGTGTCGAAGATTTCCTCGAACGATCGGTGCGTGACGACCGTCGAGGTTTGGCAGTCGACCGCCTGACCGGTGACGATCTCCTCGAGATCGGCGAGCAGTTCTTCGGACTCGGAAACGATCCGATCGCGCTGTCTGTCGGCCGTCGCCGAGCTGCCGGGTGTCTGGACGATGTGTTCGACGTGAACGGTCGCGTGCTCGTGATCGCTCGCGAGCCGTGTGGCGAACTCGACGATCGGCGCTTCGGTCCGCGGATTGGCGATCGGAACCACGATCCGGTACGTCTCGTCGTCCTCGGGCGCCGTCGTTTCCGCAGTGTCGATCAGCGGGACGTACGATCGCCCGGCGAGGCTGCCGAACAGCCACTCCTGTGGGGTGAGCCGGCGTTCGATACCGTCGAACCGCGCGGACTCGAGGCGTTCCTCGCTGGTCTGGTAGTAGTTGACGACGGTCACCAGCAGGATACCCCCGAGCGTGTTGCCGAGCAACACCGGCAACACGAAGTCGGTCACGCCGACGAGGACGGCGAGTTCGCCGGCGAAGACCAGATAGAGCATCTCGGTGAACGAGACGACGACGTGGAACAGGTTGCCGAGCGGAATCGCGAGGAAGGCGAGGTAGACGACGACGAGGCGGGAGATCGTATCGCGAGAGGCGAAGGTCACCCAGACGACGCCGGCGACGATCAGTCCCGCAAAGGCCGCCTTGAAGAACAGTTGCCACCACGAGGTCTCGATTCCGTGGTGTGCGATAGACATCGCTGCATCCGCCGCATCGGGGTCGAAGACGCCGCCCCACGTGAGTGCGACCGCACCGAGAGCGCCGCCCGTGAAGTTACCGGCGAGGACGATCAGCCAGTGGCGAAGCAACATCGGAAGGCTGGCCAACCGCTCGAGGGTCAGGGCGACCGGCGGGAGCGTGTTCTCGGTGTAGAGCTGGTAACCGCCGATAATGATGTAGATGAACCCGAGCGGGTAGAGCAGCGAACTCAGGATCGGATCGCCGCCGGTCGCACCGTACAGCGAGGCATACAGCAGAAACGTAATCGTGATCGCGAAGCCGGCGGCCAACCCGCTGAAGAACAGTTCCCGGTTGCCGGACGTGACCTCCTCGTCGGCGGCCGCGACGATCCGTTGGAAGACCTCGTCGGACGAGAATCGATCGCGGACGACCGAGCCGACCGCCGGCGCGCCGTGTCTGGATCGCTCGACGGCGTCTCGGACGGCCGTACCCTGCTCGGCGACCGGGTCAGCCGACGCTGGTTCCGCCTGCTGACCGGAATCAGCATCGTCCGCGTCCCCCTGCGGGGGCGGGGAGCGTTCGGATTCGGGTTCGGGATCAGCCATTATGAGGAAACGAGTGGGTTGAAGAACTAAGACGTTGGCATTTCCGACGGTATCGAACTGGCTCAGATTTTCACATTCTCCCGTAAAAATAGACACGTGATCGAATATCCGCCAACTCAGGACGCGAATATAAGCATCGAC
This portion of the Halopiger aswanensis genome encodes:
- a CDS encoding formate/nitrite transporter family protein, yielding MADPEPESERSPPPQGDADDADSGQQAEPASADPVAEQGTAVRDAVERSRHGAPAVGSVVRDRFSSDEVFQRIVAAADEEVTSGNRELFFSGLAAGFAITITFLLYASLYGATGGDPILSSLLYPLGFIYIIIGGYQLYTENTLPPVALTLERLASLPMLLRHWLIVLAGNFTGGALGAVALTWGGVFDPDAADAAMSIAHHGIETSWWQLFFKAAFAGLIVAGVVWVTFASRDTISRLVVVYLAFLAIPLGNLFHVVVSFTEMLYLVFAGELAVLVGVTDFVLPVLLGNTLGGILLVTVVNYYQTSEERLESARFDGIERRLTPQEWLFGSLAGRSYVPLIDTAETTAPEDDETYRIVVPIANPRTEAPIVEFATRLASDHEHATVHVEHIVQTPGSSATADRQRDRIVSESEELLADLEEIVTGQAVDCQTSTVVTHRSFEEIFDTADREHADLVLMGWDENTLWSAARAERPLSELTTRLPCDYLILKNRGLDTSRLLLPTAGGPDSDLSAAVARTLADTDGSEVSLLHVVDSPEERDAGEQFLTEWAIDHDLPDAEIIVDDSGDVEDAICRAADDHTMVLIGATERGLLSRLVTSTLHLDVINEVDASVLLAERPTERSLYKRIFGRR